A single Methylobacterium sp. 17Sr1-1 DNA region contains:
- a CDS encoding hydroxyisourate hydrolase, translating to MRSGGISVHAVDVAEGCPALGLRVTLAAIEESGSRPVAEGVIGPDGTFDHPVVRGTGIGPGIYEAVFHLGAYFTAQGRPGPHFLDRVPFRFTIVDAAEHYHLPLKFTRFGYAVFRGV from the coding sequence ATGAGGAGCGGCGGCATCTCGGTCCACGCCGTCGACGTGGCGGAGGGCTGCCCGGCCCTCGGCCTCCGGGTCACCCTCGCGGCGATCGAGGAATCCGGCTCGCGCCCGGTCGCCGAGGGGGTGATCGGCCCGGACGGCACCTTCGACCACCCGGTGGTGCGCGGCACCGGGATCGGGCCCGGCATCTACGAGGCCGTATTCCACCTCGGCGCCTACTTCACGGCGCAGGGACGGCCGGGCCCGCACTTCCTCGACCGGGTGCCGTTCCGCTTCACCATCGTGGATGCGGCGGAGCATTATCACCTGCCGCTGAAGTTCACGCGCTTCGGCTACGCCGTGTTCCGGGGGGTGTGA
- a CDS encoding ABC transporter ATP-binding protein, whose protein sequence is MTLSGSRERAQAEGRSVVLDGITHRYGGAVAVENINLDIKGGELVSLLGPSGCGKTTLLRIVAGFLRQTEGRVIVGDQVIDALPPSRRAVGIVFQNYALFPHLTVAENVAYGLAARGAPRAEQAAEARRLLDLVQLGHAGSRYPRQLSGGQQQRVALARALAIRPAVLLLDEPFAALDKNLRLDMQIEVKRLQRVAGVTTLLVTHDQEEALSLSDRVAVLSNGRLEQFAAPTTVYDAPESLFVNTFVGSANAVPGVLLGQNGTEPRIALDAGGEVLARPLARPIAPGSRVTVCLRPEHLRLTDGQEGIAGVVEMALPLGPTVVHEVRVGAGRPLKIAEPRLGGGLLRPPGTPVRIAVAPGLASAFPAAA, encoded by the coding sequence GTGACACTATCCGGATCGCGTGAGCGCGCCCAGGCGGAGGGCCGGTCGGTCGTGCTCGACGGCATCACCCACCGCTACGGCGGCGCCGTCGCGGTGGAAAATATCAACCTCGACATCAAGGGCGGCGAGCTGGTCTCGCTGCTGGGGCCGTCGGGCTGCGGCAAGACCACGTTGCTGCGCATCGTCGCCGGCTTCCTGCGCCAGACCGAGGGGCGGGTGATCGTCGGCGATCAGGTCATCGACGCCCTGCCGCCGAGCCGGCGCGCCGTCGGCATCGTGTTCCAGAACTACGCGCTGTTTCCGCACCTGACGGTGGCCGAGAACGTCGCCTACGGGCTCGCGGCCCGCGGCGCCCCCCGGGCCGAGCAGGCGGCGGAGGCGCGTCGCCTCCTCGACCTCGTGCAGCTCGGGCATGCGGGCAGCCGCTATCCGCGCCAGCTCTCCGGCGGGCAGCAGCAGCGGGTGGCGCTGGCACGCGCCCTCGCCATCCGCCCGGCGGTCCTGCTCCTCGACGAGCCCTTCGCGGCCCTCGACAAGAACCTGCGCCTCGACATGCAGATCGAGGTGAAGCGGCTCCAGCGCGTCGCCGGGGTCACCACGCTGCTGGTCACCCACGACCAGGAGGAGGCCCTGTCGCTCTCCGACCGGGTGGCGGTTTTGTCGAACGGGCGGCTCGAGCAGTTCGCCGCGCCGACCACGGTCTACGACGCGCCCGAGAGCCTGTTCGTCAACACCTTCGTCGGCTCGGCCAACGCGGTGCCCGGCGTGCTGCTCGGGCAGAACGGGACCGAGCCGCGGATCGCGCTCGATGCCGGCGGCGAGGTCCTGGCCCGGCCGCTTGCCCGGCCGATCGCGCCGGGCTCGCGCGTCACCGTGTGCCTGCGGCCCGAGCACCTGCGCCTCACCGACGGGCAGGAGGGCATCGCGGGCGTGGTCGAGATGGCGTTGCCGCTCGGCCCCACCGTCGTCCACGAGGTCCGGGTCGGCGCCGGCCGCCCGCTCAAGATCGCCGAGCCGCGCCTCGGCGGCGGGCTCTTGCGCCCGCCCGGCACGCCGGTGCGCATCGCCGTCGCCCCCGGCCTCGCCTCCGCCTTCCCGGCCGCCGCCTGA
- a CDS encoding amidase: MSTELWRLSALELGRLFAAGRASPVAALEAAQDRAAVWEPHLNAIARENPGARAEAEASAARWRAGTPLSALDGVPMTVKEFLVTEGLPSTYAEPGEAAASSHDELPVARARRAGLVTLAKTTMPEFAVQGYTASARFGVTRNPWNVALTPGGSTGGGAAATAAGYAPVALGTDGGGSLRRPAAHTGLVGLKSSLGRVPRLGGLPSPLLDFEVAGALTRTVADSRAMLSLLQGADPRVLWSTFTPAPHPQRPLRARYVERIGDAPLDPVIAASCRRALADLEALGVAVEEGPLPFEIAGLNALWPEIGKIGLARLFEADPALAARASAPYRAMAEEGARAPATRLAAILERVQALRNAASAAFADLDLLVTPSAAAMPWAADAVYPEVIDGQPVGPRGHAVYSGWVNAAALPGLSLPVDPAPDGMPIGLHLVAGFGRDDLLLDLAEALERRRPFADRWPALPGEASR, from the coding sequence GTGAGCACGGAACTGTGGCGCCTGTCGGCGCTCGAACTCGGCCGGCTCTTCGCCGCCGGCCGGGCCTCGCCGGTCGCGGCCCTGGAGGCGGCGCAAGACCGCGCCGCCGTCTGGGAGCCGCATCTCAACGCCATCGCGCGGGAGAATCCGGGCGCGCGGGCGGAGGCCGAGGCGAGCGCCGCCCGCTGGCGCGCCGGGACGCCGCTCTCGGCCCTCGACGGCGTGCCGATGACCGTGAAGGAATTTTTGGTCACCGAGGGCCTGCCCTCGACCTATGCCGAGCCGGGCGAGGCGGCGGCCTCGTCCCACGACGAGCTGCCCGTCGCGCGGGCCCGTCGCGCCGGCTTGGTGACGCTCGCCAAGACGACGATGCCGGAATTCGCCGTGCAAGGTTACACGGCATCTGCCCGTTTCGGCGTCACTCGCAACCCGTGGAACGTCGCGCTCACCCCCGGCGGCTCGACCGGCGGGGGCGCCGCGGCGACGGCGGCCGGCTACGCGCCGGTCGCGCTCGGTACCGATGGCGGCGGCTCCCTGCGCCGGCCCGCCGCCCATACCGGGCTCGTCGGGCTGAAGAGCAGCCTCGGCCGGGTGCCGCGGCTCGGCGGCCTGCCCTCGCCGCTGCTCGATTTCGAGGTGGCCGGCGCGCTCACCCGCACGGTCGCCGACAGCCGCGCGATGCTCAGCCTGCTGCAGGGCGCCGATCCGCGGGTGCTGTGGTCGACCTTCACTCCGGCGCCACACCCTCAGCGTCCTCTGCGCGCCCGCTACGTCGAGCGCATCGGCGACGCGCCCCTCGACCCGGTCATCGCCGCCTCCTGCCGGCGGGCGCTCGCCGATCTCGAGGCGCTGGGCGTCGCGGTCGAGGAGGGGCCGCTGCCGTTCGAGATCGCCGGGCTGAACGCGCTGTGGCCGGAGATCGGCAAGATCGGCCTCGCCCGGCTGTTCGAGGCCGATCCGGCCCTGGCCGCGCGGGCGAGCGCGCCGTACCGGGCGATGGCCGAAGAGGGAGCGCGGGCCCCCGCGACCCGGCTCGCCGCCATCCTCGAGCGGGTGCAGGCCCTGCGCAACGCCGCGAGCGCGGCCTTCGCGGATCTCGACCTCCTCGTCACGCCCTCGGCCGCTGCGATGCCCTGGGCGGCGGATGCGGTCTATCCCGAGGTGATCGACGGGCAACCGGTCGGCCCCCGCGGTCACGCGGTCTATTCGGGCTGGGTCAACGCCGCCGCCCTGCCGGGTCTGAGCCTGCCGGTCGATCCGGCGCCGGACGGGATGCCGATCGGCCTCCACCTCGTGGCAGGGTTCGGCCGCGACGACCTCCTCCTCGACCTCGCCGAGGCGCTGGAGCGCCGCCGCCCCTTCGCCGATCGCTGGCCTGCCCTGCCCGGGGAGGCGTCCCGATGA